The following coding sequences lie in one Apium graveolens cultivar Ventura chromosome 3, ASM990537v1, whole genome shotgun sequence genomic window:
- the LOC141712408 gene encoding PLAT domain-containing protein 3-like, which yields MGRFIYLCSYLFIFLAIASVTRSADECVYTVYIRTGSVIKGGTDSKMTLTLYAADGYGVRINNLETWGGLMGPDYDYFERGNLDIFSGKGPCLSGPPCLMNITSDGTGSGHGWYCNYVEVTTTGAHIPCAQQLFTVEQWIALDRSPYELTAIRDYCTASNGGDAGRKMLKGIGSYVRDAAI from the exons ATGGGACGATTTATATATCTCTGCTCATATCTCTTCATCTTCTTGGCCATCGCCTCCGTAACTAGATCG GCCGACGAATGTGTGTACACGGTCTATATCCGTACGGGATCAGTAATAAAAGGTGGAACCGATTCGAAAATGACCTTAACACTCTACGCAGCCGATGGATATGGAGTCCGTATCAACAATCTGGAGACATGGGGAGGTCTAATGGGTCCAGACTACGATTATTTCGAGCGAGGTAACCTGGATATATTCAGTGGCAAAGGCCCCTGTCTTTCAGGACCACCTTGTTTGATGAACATAACTTCAGATGGCACTGGATCAGGTCACGGATGGTATTGTAACTATGTTGAAGTGACTACTACTGGTGCACATATTCCTTGTGCACAACAGTTGTTTACGGTTGAGCAGTGGATTGCACTTGATAGATCACCCTACGAACTCACCGCGATTCGAGATTATTGCACTGCAAGTAACGGGGGTGATGCTGGTCGTAAAATGTTGAAGGGTATTGGTAGCTATGTTCGTGATGCTGCTATATGA
- the LOC141710762 gene encoding succinate dehydrogenase [ubiquinone] iron-sulfur subunit 3, mitochondrial, translated as MSKKLLREGYGKVMNMVKKSTDPKKRNFPILDGHRVSQEHAQAAVGSHEDVTKKMKSLMKEFKIYRWSPDYPNQKPFLQSYFVDLSSCGPMVLDALQKIKAEDDSSLSYRRSCREGICGSCSVNIDGTNTVACLKPIDTNTSTATYITPLPHMFVIKDLVVDLTNFYQQYKFIEPWLKTRKPATDRREYRQTPGDRKKIDGLYECILCACCSTACPAYWWNPEEFLGPAALLHAYRWVSDSRDEFTGERLQALTENENRLYRCRTIRNCTATCPKSLNPARAINKMRKMQKLSLPVEKVEEGPADSGAMY; from the exons ATGTCCAAGAAATTGTTAAGGGAAGGCTATGGTAAAGTGATGAACATGGTGAAGAAAAGTACAGATCCTAAAAAGAGAAACTTTCCTATACTAGATGGACATCGAGTATCCCAAGAGCATGCACAAGCAGCAGTTGGATCACATGAAGATGTAACTAAGAAGATGAAATCTTTGATGAAAGAGTTCAAGATATATAGATGGAGCCCTGATTATCCTAACCAAAAGCCTTTTCTTCAATCTTACTTTGTAGATTTGTCTTCTTGCGGCCCTATG GTATTGGATGCACTGCAGAAGATTAAAGCAGAAGATGATTCAAGTTTGAGCTATAGAAGGTCATGCAGAGAAGGGATTTGTGGGTCATGTTCTGTGAACATAGATGGCACTAATACAGTAGCATGCCTCAAGCCTATTGATACAAATACTTCTACAGCCACTTATATCACTCCTCTTCCTCATATGTTTGTTATTAAAGACTTGGTTGTTGATCTCACCAATTTCTACCAACAATACAA GTTCATTGAGCCATGGCTTAAGACGAGAAAACCCGCAACAGACAGAAGGGAATACAGGCAAACACCTGGTGATAGGAAAAAAATAGATGGTCTATATGAGTGCATTCTATGTGCTTGTTGCAGCACTGCTTGCCCTGCTTATTGGTGGAATCCTGAAGAGTTTCTGGGACCAGCTGCATTACTACATGCTTATCGATGGGTTTCTGACAG CCGAGATGAGTTTACAGGTGAAAGATTGCAGGCGTTAACGGAGAACGAAAATCGGCTATATCGATGCAGGACTATAAGGAACTGCACTGCGACCTGTCCGAAAAGCCTTAATCCGGCTAGGGCAATTAATAAGATGAGAAAGATGCAAAAGCTTTCTCTGCCTGTTGAGAAGGTTGAAGAGGGTCCAGCTGATTCAGGAGCTATGTATTGA